A window of Meiothermus cerbereus DSM 11376 contains these coding sequences:
- a CDS encoding menaquinone biosynthesis family protein has product MQLGYSFCPNDTFIFYALSHGKVDLPFPIHELLEDVETLNRWALQGRLPLTKISYAAYGRLRQQYVALRSGGALGRGVGPLLVARQALGELAGKKIAIPGRHTTAFLLLSLHTPGFIPVEMRYDQIMPAVAQGEVDAGLIIHESRFTYHLHGLQKLLDLGEWWENLTGLPLPLGAILARRDLGSETIRAIDRAVRLSLEYAYAHPEETLAYIKKHAQELQDEVIWAHIHTYVNSFSLDVGAEGEAAVAELFRRGEAAGLLPASSLPLFA; this is encoded by the coding sequence ATGCAGCTAGGCTACTCGTTCTGTCCCAACGACACTTTTATCTTCTATGCCCTGTCCCACGGCAAGGTTGACCTCCCCTTCCCCATCCACGAGCTGCTGGAAGACGTGGAAACCCTGAACCGCTGGGCCTTGCAGGGGCGGCTTCCCCTGACCAAAATCAGCTACGCCGCGTATGGCCGCCTGCGCCAACAGTACGTCGCGCTTCGTTCGGGGGGTGCGCTGGGCCGGGGGGTGGGGCCCCTGCTGGTCGCCCGGCAGGCGCTGGGTGAACTGGCGGGCAAAAAAATTGCCATTCCGGGCCGCCACACCACCGCCTTCCTGCTGCTTTCCCTGCACACCCCAGGCTTTATACCGGTGGAGATGCGCTACGACCAGATTATGCCCGCGGTGGCCCAGGGTGAGGTGGATGCCGGGCTGATTATCCACGAGTCGCGCTTTACCTACCACCTGCACGGGCTGCAAAAGCTTTTGGATCTGGGTGAGTGGTGGGAAAACCTGACCGGCCTGCCCCTGCCGCTGGGGGCCATTCTGGCCCGGCGTGACCTGGGCAGCGAAACCATTCGGGCCATCGATCGGGCGGTGCGGCTGAGCCTCGAGTACGCCTACGCCCACCCCGAAGAAACGCTGGCCTACATCAAAAAGCACGCCCAGGAGCTGCAAGACGAGGTCATCTGGGCCCACATCCACACCTACGTGAACAGCTTTTCGCTGGACGTAGGGGCCGAGGGCGAGGCCGCAGTGGCCGAGCTGTTCAGGCGCGGCGAGGCCGCCGGGCTGCTGCCCGCCTCGAGCCTTCCCCTCTTCGCCTGA
- a CDS encoding Crp/Fnr family transcriptional regulator produces the protein MTPDFIATLPPEARAEAEQVFRSFTARRNSYVCYPEDEARTLYYVLEGWVRLFQLGPQEEEITLTVVGAGDIFGEGALLPDQRYGVFAEPLVDCELLSASREDLLRLTSRFPEAQAAFVLLLSRRLRKAEERLRDLRFKEVLPRLAKALLTAMRKSKEGLEVTLSHQDLAHLAGSTRETITKVLGELAMDDTIELGYRRILILKPDTLRRVAL, from the coding sequence ATGACCCCGGACTTCATTGCCACCCTGCCCCCGGAAGCCAGGGCCGAGGCCGAACAGGTATTCCGCAGCTTCACAGCTCGGCGGAATAGCTACGTGTGTTATCCAGAAGATGAAGCCAGAACCCTGTACTACGTGCTCGAGGGTTGGGTTCGCCTGTTCCAGCTTGGGCCTCAGGAAGAAGAAATCACCCTGACGGTGGTGGGGGCCGGTGACATATTTGGCGAGGGTGCTCTGTTACCGGACCAACGTTATGGGGTCTTTGCCGAGCCGCTGGTGGACTGTGAGCTGCTCTCGGCCTCGAGGGAAGACCTGCTGCGCCTCACCAGCCGCTTCCCCGAGGCCCAGGCCGCCTTTGTGCTGCTGCTTTCGCGCCGGCTGCGCAAGGCCGAGGAACGGCTGCGCGATCTGCGTTTCAAAGAAGTGCTCCCACGGCTGGCCAAAGCCCTGCTCACCGCCATGCGCAAGAGCAAAGAGGGGCTGGAAGTAACCCTGTCGCACCAGGATCTGGCCCACCTGGCCGGCTCCACCCGCGAGACCATCACCAAGGTGCTGGGCGAGCTGGCTATGGACGATACCATCGAGCTGGGCTACCGGCGCATTTTGATTCTCAAGCCCGACACACTGCGGCGCGTTGCCCTGTAA
- the bshC gene encoding bacillithiol biosynthesis cysteine-adding enzyme BshC encodes MADPLHQFLPYGLEDLPALLSTPREAPREALSAGLVAYLRRLGAPPASLEAAQKLAQPNSRAIVSGQQAGLLTGPAYTFYKAHAALKLAQAQSPQPVVPVFWVASQDHDTDEIRSIELLDFEERVHRLQLELPPGHPAGRIPFAPYFAQVCGLLQRFGGYPEVRERICKAIAGQWSYSEVFARLLLEFLGPAGLVVFDPMAPELAPLFVPALKQEIADPLASSQAINRTALAMKKAGLEPALGRGEAATNLFLEGSDGVRRLLRFRAGHFEDGQRHYSTTDLLALLEQDPARITPAAGLRPVLQDTVLPTAGFVVGPGELKYVAELGGVYELHGLKPPAVIRRMGVTLLEPPIERILQKYGLEAWAFQADPEGTFKAALAQQEARVQAIRAHLARINAELEQIQSLLTDPTLNRPRHRAQVRIQHELERLERKILDSALRQENTTGAQFARLQRHLAPAGPQERVYPFLMYLLKHGEIVLERLAGLPATGNHTLSLI; translated from the coding sequence ATGGCCGACCCTTTACACCAGTTCCTGCCCTACGGCCTCGAAGACCTCCCTGCATTGCTGAGCACGCCCCGCGAAGCGCCGCGGGAGGCGCTCAGTGCTGGCCTGGTGGCTTATCTGCGGCGGCTCGGTGCGCCCCCTGCCAGCCTCGAGGCGGCCCAAAAGCTAGCCCAGCCCAACAGCCGGGCCATCGTGAGCGGGCAACAGGCCGGTCTTCTAACCGGACCCGCCTACACCTTCTATAAGGCCCACGCGGCCCTCAAACTGGCCCAGGCCCAAAGCCCCCAGCCGGTGGTTCCGGTGTTCTGGGTAGCCTCGCAAGACCACGATACCGACGAAATCCGCAGCATAGAGCTGCTGGACTTTGAAGAGCGCGTGCACCGCCTACAGCTCGAGCTGCCCCCGGGCCACCCCGCCGGGCGAATTCCCTTCGCGCCTTATTTTGCCCAGGTCTGCGGGCTGCTGCAGCGCTTTGGTGGGTATCCCGAGGTGCGAGAGCGCATCTGCAAGGCCATTGCGGGCCAGTGGAGCTACAGCGAGGTGTTTGCCCGGTTGCTGCTGGAATTCCTGGGCCCTGCCGGGCTGGTGGTCTTCGACCCCATGGCCCCCGAGCTAGCCCCCTTGTTTGTACCGGCCCTGAAGCAAGAAATTGCCGATCCCTTGGCTTCCTCCCAGGCCATCAACCGCACCGCCTTAGCCATGAAAAAAGCCGGCCTCGAGCCCGCCCTGGGCCGTGGAGAGGCCGCCACCAATCTGTTTTTGGAAGGCTCGGATGGGGTTCGCAGGCTGCTGCGCTTCCGCGCCGGGCATTTTGAAGACGGCCAGCGGCACTACAGCACTACCGACCTGCTGGCCCTGCTGGAGCAGGACCCCGCCCGCATCACCCCCGCGGCTGGGCTCAGGCCAGTGTTGCAAGACACCGTGCTACCCACCGCCGGTTTTGTGGTGGGGCCGGGTGAACTCAAGTATGTGGCCGAACTGGGCGGCGTGTATGAACTGCACGGGCTCAAGCCCCCAGCGGTGATTCGCCGGATGGGGGTAACGCTGCTCGAGCCGCCCATCGAACGAATCCTGCAAAAATACGGCCTCGAGGCCTGGGCCTTCCAGGCCGACCCCGAAGGAACCTTCAAAGCCGCCCTGGCCCAGCAAGAGGCCAGGGTGCAGGCCATCCGCGCCCACCTGGCCCGCATCAATGCCGAGCTCGAGCAAATTCAAAGCCTGCTAACTGACCCCACCCTAAACCGCCCCCGCCACCGGGCCCAGGTACGCATCCAGCACGAGCTGGAACGCCTCGAGCGCAAAATCCTGGACAGCGCCCTGCGGCAGGAAAACACCACCGGGGCCCAGTTCGCCCGATTGCAGCGCCACCTGGCCCCCGCCGGCCCCCAGGAGCGGGTCTACCCTTTTCTGATGTACCTGCTCAAGCACGGCGAAATCGTGCTCGAGCGGCTCGCTGGGCTTCCTGCTACCGGCAACCACACCCTTAGCCTGATCTAA